One region of Ammospiza caudacuta isolate bAmmCau1 chromosome 22, bAmmCau1.pri, whole genome shotgun sequence genomic DNA includes:
- the LOC131567073 gene encoding chymotrypsin-like elastase family member 3B, with amino-acid sequence MAALLSLVLLLVAGGARAAVLPESRVVNGQDAEPYSWPWQISLQYERDGTFRHTCGGTLIAANWVMTAAHCISKSRTYQVVLGEYDMSTGEGSEQRIPVNSDDIFVHPKWLSFCAACGNDIALMKLQRPAVLSAQVQVGRLPPAGSVLPNGYPCVLSGWGLLTTGGSTLPDRLQQAELPVVDYEHCTQPDWWGALAIRKTMICAGGAEKSGCNGDSGGPLNCQAEDGTWEVHGIASFVSALGCNAAKKPTVFTRVSAFEDWIAEVGAGKGILGCQGWHSPLGVPQGPVPMAVALLARPSPRNGRHRRVTGNKEPFHGVPAATGTLGPPNGAPRGHPPHPGALQHPRFPLPSGWKIPAAGLYKFYGLLVTVSSGTFAPPLVALAVSPAPQPPRYRRPFARGQGEARLPQLVTPLHNPVLPLWVLRAWHGRCEPGTGAAGLAQALRAWHRCCEPGVGTGRLAGALGGWQGHGEPGMAPRPPGAAPPSPVVPSGCEPPVSVSVASGRTHPRRVTQPERLFLI; translated from the exons atggctgccctgctgagccttgtcctgctgctggtggccgGCG GTGCCCGCGCCGCCGTGCTGCCCGAGTCCCGCGTGGTCAACGGGCAGGATGCGGAGCCCTAcagctggccctggcag ATCTCGCTGCAGTACGAGCGGGACGGGACCTTCCGCCACACCTGCGGGGGCACCCTGATCGCGGCCAACTGGGTGATGACGGCCGCGCACTGCATCTC TAAATCCCGCACGTACCAGGTGGTGCTGGGCGAGTACGACATGAGCACCGGCGAGGGCTCCGAGCAGCGCATCCCCGTCAACTCCGACGACATCTTCGTGCACCCCAAGTGGCTCAGCTTCTGCGCGGCCTGCGG CAATGACATCGCCCTGATGAAGCTGCAGCGCCCGGCCGTGCTCTCGGCGCAGGTGCAGGTGGGGCGGCTGCCGCCCGCCGGCTCCGTGCTGCCCAACGGGTACCCGTGCGTGCTCAGCGGCTGGGGACTGCTCACCA CTGGGGGGTCTACTCTGCCGGACCGGCTGCAGCAGGCCGAGCTGCCTGTGGTGGATTATGAGCACTGCACCCAGCCCGACTGGTGGGGCGCCCTGGCCATCCGCAAGACCATGATCTGCGCCGGCGGCGCCGAGAAATCCGGATGCAAC GGCGACTCCGGGGGACCCCTGAACTGCCAGGCTGAGGATGGCACCTGGGAGGTGCACGGCATCGCCAGCTTCGTGTCTGCCCTGGGCTGCAACGCTGCCAAGAAACCCACGGTGTTCACCCGCGTGTCCGCCTTCGAGGACTGGATTGCTGAGGTGGGCGCAGGGAAGGGGAtcctgggctgccagggg TGGCACAGCCCCCTCGGGGTGCCCCAGGGCCCGGTGCCCATGGCCGTGGCCCTCCTGGCCCGGCCGTCTCCTCGCAACGGCCGGCACCGGCGCGTGACCGGGAACAAAGAGCCCTTTCACGGTGTCCCCGCTGCCACCGgcaccctgggaccccccaacGGGGCACCCCGGGGCCATCCCCCCCACCCCGGGGCTCTGCAGCACCCCCGATTCCCGCTGCCGTCTGGGTGGaaaattccagctgcagggctgtaTAAGTTTTATGGGCTCCTTGTCACCGTGTCCTCGGGGACCTTTGCTCCCCCGCTGGTGGCCCTGGCGGTGTcgcccgccccgcagccccctcGCTATCGCCGGCCCTTTGCTCGGGGCCAGGGGGAGGCTCGGCTCCCCCAGCTCGTGACACCCTTGCACAA CCCGGTCCTGCCGTTGTGGGTGCTGCGAGCCTGGCACGGGCGCTGCGAGCCTGGCACGGGCGCCGCAGGCTTGGCACAAGCGCTGCGAGCCTGGCACCGGTGCTGCGAGCCTGGCGTGGGCACCGGGAGGCTGGCAGGGGCGCTGGGAGGCTGGCAGGGGCACGGCGAGCCTGGCATGGCCCCCCGGCCCCCCGGGGCAGCTCCTCCCTCGCCGGTGGTGCCAAGCGGCTGCGAACCCcccgtgtccgtgtccgtggCCTCTGGCCGGACCCACCCCCGCCGGGTGACTCAGCCCGAGAGGCTTTTCCTTATATAA